The following proteins are co-located in the Halarcobacter sp. genome:
- a CDS encoding cation-translocating P-type ATPase — translation MKNEIVIKSIANNRVRLKSDIFALNSNLEKIEKEFEEIFTSFRKNISCKSIIFTYSLNVTLDEIIDKMNNIFNISLSIPASNALCENQSCNNCNIKKHDEKSWKRKVFEFVLLSGYATYIFISENILGLTIAATPLSLVGIVSIVAAIPLLKESYEDIKQKKFTLHTFMSGTLILAILFGEATAAFEIIYILRGGMLLEEYIANKSREEIQGLVELDIKKVYVLVDGVEIETNVEDIKHGDIVVSRSGEKIPVDGVIQEGSAEINEALINGRSEPDFKEVGSEVFAGTVCERGRIYIKVTALGYDTYISRTMREVEFSLLQKSPSEVEADRLANKLLKLGTLLTVGTLFLTGSFTAAFSTMIVMSCPCATVLAASTAISGGISNGAKQGILIKGGEALELVGKSEVFCFDKTGTLTTGKPIISDILLFSDISEDELISYAAMAEYRNSHPIATSIVKNAKDRGIDINQDVLSEIIPGFGVKSKIDGKRLLIGNKALLSKYKVSTKEYKNEISTHLNNGKTVVLVALDEKILGFLSFTHEVRPGTKEMIENLRDRGVKHIALLTGDEVKVANSFALDFGFDSVFANQSPEGKADAIKELKRKYEKVVMVGDGVNDTFAMSKADVAISFAAGGSEAAIAVSDIAITHSHPEDVVNLYDLSKKSLNVVNQNYYIGTGTNLIGVALSAVGRLTPVGAGLIHIGHTVGIMANSSRLAIDNNS, via the coding sequence ATGAAAAACGAAATAGTAATTAAAAGTATTGCTAACAATAGAGTTAGACTAAAATCAGATATTTTTGCTTTAAATTCGAATTTAGAAAAAATAGAAAAAGAGTTTGAAGAGATATTTACTTCTTTTAGAAAGAATATCTCATGTAAATCTATTATTTTTACTTATTCTTTAAATGTCACACTTGATGAAATAATTGATAAGATGAATAATATATTTAATATATCTTTATCTATCCCTGCAAGTAATGCACTTTGTGAAAATCAAAGTTGCAATAATTGCAATATAAAAAAGCATGATGAAAAATCTTGGAAAAGAAAAGTATTTGAATTTGTTTTATTAAGTGGATATGCAACATACATTTTTATAAGTGAAAATATTTTAGGTCTTACAATTGCTGCTACCCCTTTAAGTTTAGTGGGTATTGTTTCTATTGTTGCAGCAATTCCTTTACTTAAAGAATCATATGAGGATATAAAACAGAAAAAATTTACTTTACATACTTTTATGAGTGGTACTCTTATCTTGGCAATTTTATTTGGAGAAGCTACTGCTGCTTTTGAAATAATATATATATTAAGGGGTGGAATGCTTCTTGAAGAATATATAGCAAATAAATCAAGGGAAGAGATTCAAGGATTAGTTGAACTTGATATTAAAAAAGTTTATGTTTTAGTAGATGGTGTAGAGATTGAAACTAATGTTGAAGATATTAAACATGGAGATATAGTTGTAAGTAGAAGTGGTGAAAAAATCCCAGTAGATGGGGTGATACAAGAGGGTAGTGCCGAGATAAATGAAGCTTTAATAAATGGAAGAAGTGAACCAGATTTTAAAGAAGTTGGAAGTGAAGTGTTTGCCGGTACTGTGTGTGAGAGAGGAAGAATTTATATAAAAGTAACAGCTTTAGGTTATGATACATATATATCAAGAACTATGAGAGAAGTAGAATTCTCTTTACTTCAAAAATCCCCAAGTGAAGTTGAGGCAGATAGATTAGCAAATAAATTACTCAAATTAGGAACTTTATTAACTGTAGGAACTCTCTTTTTAACAGGTTCTTTTACAGCTGCATTTTCAACTATGATTGTTATGTCTTGCCCTTGTGCAACAGTTTTAGCAGCATCCACAGCTATTAGTGGAGGTATTTCAAATGGTGCTAAACAAGGTATTTTAATAAAAGGTGGAGAAGCATTAGAATTAGTTGGTAAAAGTGAAGTATTTTGTTTTGATAAAACAGGAACTCTTACAACTGGAAAACCAATAATAAGTGATATTCTACTTTTTAGTGATATTAGTGAGGATGAGTTAATCTCATATGCAGCGATGGCAGAATATAGAAATTCACATCCAATTGCAACATCTATTGTTAAAAATGCAAAAGATAGAGGAATAGATATAAATCAAGATGTATTGAGTGAAATTATTCCAGGTTTTGGAGTAAAATCAAAAATTGATGGAAAAAGATTACTTATTGGGAATAAAGCCTTATTATCCAAATATAAAGTATCAACAAAAGAGTATAAAAATGAAATATCAACACATCTTAACAATGGTAAAACAGTTGTTTTAGTTGCATTAGATGAAAAAATTTTAGGTTTTTTATCCTTTACTCATGAAGTTAGACCAGGAACTAAAGAGATGATTGAAAATTTAAGAGATAGAGGAGTAAAACATATTGCTTTATTAACAGGAGATGAGGTTAAAGTTGCAAATAGTTTTGCTCTTGATTTTGGTTTTGATTCAGTTTTTGCAAATCAGTCTCCAGAAGGGAAAGCTGATGCAATCAAAGAGTTAAAAAGAAAATATGAAAAAGTTGTTATGGTTGGAGATGGTGTAAACGATACTTTTGCCATGAGTAAAGCCGATGTTGCTATCTCTTTTGCAGCAGGTGGGAGTGAAGCTGCCATTGCTGTCTCTGATATTGCTATTACACACTCTCATCCTGAAGATGTAGTAAACTTATATGACTTAAGTAAAAAAAGTTTAAATGTAGTAAATCAAAACTATTATATAGGAACAGGAACAAATCTAATAGGAGTAGCGTTATCTGCAGTAGGTAGGTTAACTCCTGTTGGTGCAGGATTGATTCATATTGGTCACACAGTGGGAATTATGGCTAATTCATCAAGATTAGCTATTGATAATAATTCTTAA
- a CDS encoding heavy metal translocating P-type ATPase: MSQNNIKLLHKTQKRVRFYLEELKKEDFNISSLVQYLQSIDGINSVRVNKKIGSIVFEHDGKALDTIEDLLIKLDLARYKVCDTFLSDCVDCVGEEKPSLNGVLRASTALGAERFIDNDIAKFAITSYASKPLLIEGAKELFTEGLTSKVLEATAVGVSIARKDYFAANSTNAMLELGEYIEETTVHKSDDLIKELAKPNVKKAWIEVEENGKAVQKLVDSAQIKIGDIVIVGAGDTIAIDGHIIAGTASVNQVSMTGESEPVTKQRGGRVISGTVVEEGRLKIWAEYVGEDTATARIKNYIASSLNEKSAVGLKATKLADKLVPVTLGLAGVSYFINKDFESVAAVLQADYSCALKLATPVAFKSSISKAGKDGIMIKGAKSIEALNNADTFVFDKTGTLTYGELEVESISSFDKNWLEEDILNLTASAEEHYFHPVAEAVVKAAREKGFVHMHHEEVEFIVAHGVKTIVNDKEVVIGSRHFLEDDEKIDFSKYEEKIEECLLDGKTLLYVGYDKKLLGTIGMRDKVRENAKETLEKLRTLGAKKLVMLTGDIQEKADVLAKELGIDVVFANMRPTGKADVVKKLKDEGANVAFVGDGINDAPALMSANVGISMSKGADIAKATADIGLLIDDISAISDVKELANKTMKLINYNFAATVGINSLILTGATVGLFSPVTTAFLHNGTTIGLLLNSMKGVNVKK, encoded by the coding sequence ATGAGTCAAAACAATATAAAACTTTTACATAAAACTCAAAAAAGAGTTAGATTTTATTTAGAAGAATTAAAAAAAGAGGATTTTAATATTTCATCTTTAGTTCAATATTTGCAATCTATTGATGGTATTAATAGTGTAAGGGTTAATAAAAAAATTGGTTCTATTGTTTTTGAACATGATGGAAAAGCTTTAGACACTATAGAGGATTTATTAATAAAACTTGATTTAGCTAGATATAAAGTTTGTGATACTTTTTTAAGTGATTGTGTAGATTGCGTAGGTGAAGAAAAACCGAGTTTAAATGGAGTTTTAAGAGCTAGTACTGCTTTAGGTGCAGAAAGATTTATTGATAATGATATAGCCAAATTTGCAATTACTTCATATGCTTCAAAACCTTTACTTATAGAAGGAGCAAAAGAGCTCTTTACAGAAGGACTTACTTCTAAAGTGTTAGAAGCAACAGCAGTTGGTGTTAGTATTGCTAGAAAAGATTATTTTGCTGCAAATAGTACTAACGCAATGTTGGAATTAGGCGAATATATAGAAGAGACCACTGTTCATAAAAGTGATGATTTAATCAAAGAATTAGCAAAACCAAATGTTAAAAAAGCTTGGATAGAAGTTGAAGAAAATGGAAAAGCTGTACAAAAACTTGTAGATTCTGCACAAATTAAAATTGGTGATATTGTTATTGTTGGAGCAGGGGATACTATTGCAATTGATGGACATATCATTGCCGGTACAGCTTCAGTTAATCAAGTATCGATGACAGGTGAGAGTGAACCTGTTACAAAACAAAGAGGTGGCAGAGTTATCTCAGGAACTGTTGTTGAAGAGGGAAGACTTAAAATTTGGGCAGAATATGTAGGCGAGGATACTGCAACTGCTAGAATTAAAAACTATATTGCTTCATCTTTAAATGAAAAATCAGCAGTTGGTTTAAAAGCAACAAAACTTGCCGATAAGCTTGTCCCTGTTACTTTAGGTTTAGCTGGAGTTTCATATTTTATTAATAAAGATTTTGAAAGTGTAGCTGCTGTACTTCAAGCTGATTATTCTTGTGCTTTAAAACTTGCAACTCCTGTTGCTTTTAAATCATCTATTTCAAAAGCTGGAAAAGATGGAATTATGATAAAGGGTGCTAAGTCAATAGAAGCACTTAACAATGCAGACACTTTTGTTTTTGATAAAACAGGAACTTTAACTTATGGAGAACTTGAAGTTGAATCAATAAGCTCTTTTGATAAAAATTGGCTTGAAGAGGATATTCTAAATCTTACAGCTAGTGCCGAAGAACACTATTTTCATCCTGTTGCAGAGGCTGTTGTAAAAGCTGCAAGAGAAAAAGGGTTTGTTCATATGCACCATGAAGAGGTTGAGTTTATAGTTGCCCATGGTGTAAAAACTATTGTAAATGATAAAGAGGTTGTTATTGGAAGTAGACACTTTTTAGAGGATGATGAAAAAATAGATTTTTCTAAATATGAAGAAAAAATTGAAGAGTGCTTATTAGATGGTAAAACTTTATTATATGTGGGATATGACAAAAAACTCCTTGGTACAATAGGGATGAGAGATAAAGTAAGAGAAAATGCAAAAGAGACTTTAGAAAAACTTAGAACTCTTGGAGCAAAAAAGCTAGTTATGCTTACAGGTGATATTCAAGAAAAAGCAGATGTTTTAGCTAAAGAATTAGGTATTGATGTTGTATTTGCAAATATGAGACCTACTGGTAAAGCAGATGTTGTTAAAAAATTAAAAGATGAAGGTGCTAATGTTGCTTTTGTTGGAGATGGTATAAATGATGCTCCTGCACTTATGAGTGCAAATGTAGGTATAAGTATGAGTAAGGGTGCAGATATTGCAAAAGCTACTGCTGATATAGGTCTTTTGATTGATGATATATCAGCTATTTCAGATGTAAAAGAGTTAGCAAATAAAACTATGAAACTTATAAATTATAATTTTGCTGCTACAGTTGGAATTAATAGTTTGATTTTAACTGGAGCAACAGTAGGTTTATTTTCTCCTGTAACAACTGCATTTTTACATAATGGAACAACAATAGGTTTATTACTTAATTCAATGAAAGGAGTAAATGTAAAAAAATAG
- a CDS encoding cation transporter translates to MKELEIGVNGMNCGHCKMAVENELKDLSGVSNAEVSLEEKKVTVSLEDESLSVDKLYEAIEEAGFEPVK, encoded by the coding sequence ATGAAAGAATTAGAAATTGGTGTAAATGGTATGAATTGTGGTCATTGTAAAATGGCTGTTGAAAATGAATTAAAAGATTTATCTGGTGTAAGTAATGCAGAGGTTAGTTTAGAAGAAAAAAAAGTAACTGTAAGTTTAGAAGATGAATCTTTATCTGTTGATAAACTTTATGAAGCTATTGAAGAAGCAGGATTTGAACCTGTAAAATAG
- a CDS encoding DUF2202 domain-containing protein, protein MEENLDTQKVVEENLPTSNFDQDLLDSLRVNPTYNEPILHQILRIAIYDEYHAYENYRVIVEKFGSQTPFINILQAEINHYEELTVLLNKYQVPAPLNDWVIKVETPNSILEASEVGVAEEIDNIKMYDNLITYAKDYPDVLDLLYRLQAASYNNHLPALRQAVAKHSNLNINEVDVNTIHQENSIHNIDEAISKMDEISAMASKFSTGNVSQEDILKLLSNSNLSFVGGALLGAVGAGVFSQVTKDKKENTTEEEEV, encoded by the coding sequence ATGGAAGAAAATTTAGATACCCAAAAAGTTGTAGAAGAGAATCTACCTACTTCAAATTTTGATCAGGATTTATTAGATAGTTTAAGAGTAAATCCAACTTACAATGAACCCATACTTCATCAAATACTTAGAATTGCTATTTATGATGAATATCATGCTTATGAAAATTATAGGGTAATTGTAGAAAAATTTGGAAGTCAGACACCTTTTATAAATATATTACAAGCTGAAATAAATCATTATGAAGAGTTAACTGTTTTATTAAATAAATATCAAGTTCCTGCCCCATTAAATGATTGGGTTATTAAAGTTGAAACACCTAATTCTATTTTAGAAGCATCTGAAGTTGGTGTTGCTGAAGAGATTGATAATATTAAAATGTATGATAACTTAATCACTTATGCTAAAGATTATCCTGATGTATTGGATTTATTATATAGACTTCAAGCTGCATCTTATAATAATCATCTACCTGCATTAAGACAAGCAGTTGCGAAACATTCAAATTTAAATATAAATGAAGTAGATGTAAATACGATCCATCAAGAAAATAGTATTCATAACATTGATGAAGCTATTAGTAAAATGGATGAAATCAGTGCTATGGCATCTAAGTTTTCTACAGGAAATGTAAGTCAAGAAGATATTTTAAAACTTTTAAGTAATTCTAATCTTTCTTTTGTTGGTGGTGCTTTATTAGGTGCTGTAGGTGCTGGAGTATTTTCTCAAGTAACTAAAGATAAAAAAGAAAATACTACAGAAGAAGAGGAGGTTTAA
- a CDS encoding YtxH domain-containing protein: MVDNTNNTINANPYITQTSQTANTQQAQDVNLVNQNPYIDNSANSSLLGSFDTNKFLMGAVVGALGAYILTNENAQKAIFKTIAKGSTLFSAGIEEMKERFEDAKAEMEAQD; encoded by the coding sequence ATGGTTGATAATACAAATAATACAATAAATGCAAATCCATACATTACTCAAACAAGTCAAACAGCAAATACTCAACAAGCACAGGATGTTAATTTAGTAAATCAAAATCCATATATTGATAATAGTGCCAATAGTAGTTTATTAGGTTCTTTTGATACAAATAAGTTTTTAATGGGTGCTGTTGTAGGAGCTCTTGGTGCATATATTTTAACTAATGAAAATGCTCAAAAAGCTATTTTTAAAACAATTGCAAAAGGAAGTACTCTTTTTAGTGCTGGTATTGAAGAGATGAAAGAAAGATTTGAAGATGCCAAAGCTGAAATGGAAGCACAAGATTAA
- the hcp gene encoding hydroxylamine reductase, which yields MSMFCYQCEMSAPNGCGSTGATTGTCGKDENLARLQDIMIFGLKGLSAYREHLNELKPNQTKNVDDIISETLYFTLTNVNFNFNDHINQLMKVGSAGVEVMDKLSNAHTNKFGIPSPVKVSQNVVEGKAILVTGHNLDMLEKLLIATQDKGINIYTHSEMLPAHGYPELKKYPHLRGNVGKAWFDQAKLMEKFKGTFVVSTNCIVPPKKSATYVDRVFTYKIVGIEGGTAIVDDNFDELIEKTLQCEDTNMQENLTLTTGHHYKTILTLAPQILKAVEEGKIRQFFVVAGCDAPGSAGNYYRELVENLPEDCVIITSSCGKFRFNDIDFGEIEGTGIPRYLDLGQCNDSNGAVEIAKAVSSALNTPINDLPISIVLSWMEQKAVIILLALFSLGIKDIYLGPKPPQFVNEDIFNFLVENFNLHLTGDAKEDLKKLLIEKAA from the coding sequence ATGAGTATGTTTTGTTATCAATGTGAAATGAGTGCTCCAAATGGCTGTGGTTCTACAGGCGCAACAACTGGAACATGTGGAAAAGATGAAAACCTTGCTAGACTTCAAGATATTATGATTTTTGGACTAAAGGGATTAAGTGCATATAGAGAGCATTTAAATGAACTAAAACCAAATCAAACTAAAAATGTAGATGATATTATTAGTGAAACTTTATATTTTACACTTACAAATGTGAATTTTAATTTTAATGATCATATAAACCAACTTATGAAAGTGGGAAGTGCTGGGGTAGAAGTTATGGATAAGTTATCAAATGCACACACAAATAAGTTTGGTATTCCAAGTCCTGTGAAAGTTAGTCAAAATGTGGTTGAGGGTAAAGCTATATTAGTTACAGGTCACAACTTAGATATGTTAGAAAAACTTCTTATAGCTACGCAAGACAAAGGTATAAATATATATACTCACTCAGAGATGCTTCCAGCCCATGGATATCCTGAATTAAAAAAATATCCCCACCTAAGAGGAAATGTAGGAAAAGCATGGTTTGACCAAGCAAAACTAATGGAAAAATTCAAAGGAACTTTTGTTGTTAGTACAAACTGTATTGTACCACCTAAAAAAAGTGCAACATATGTTGATAGAGTATTCACATACAAAATTGTGGGTATTGAAGGTGGTACAGCAATAGTTGATGATAACTTTGATGAACTAATAGAAAAAACTTTACAATGTGAAGATACAAATATGCAAGAGAATCTTACTCTAACAACAGGTCATCACTATAAAACTATTTTAACACTTGCGCCACAAATCTTAAAAGCAGTAGAAGAGGGAAAAATAAGACAATTTTTTGTAGTTGCAGGATGTGATGCACCAGGAAGTGCCGGAAATTATTATAGAGAACTAGTTGAAAATTTACCAGAAGATTGTGTGATTATAACTTCAAGTTGTGGTAAATTTAGATTCAATGACATAGATTTTGGGGAAATAGAAGGTACTGGTATCCCTAGATATTTAGACTTAGGACAATGTAATGATTCAAATGGCGCAGTAGAGATTGCAAAAGCAGTAAGCTCGGCTTTAAATACTCCTATAAATGATCTACCTATATCTATTGTACTTTCTTGGATGGAGCAAAAAGCTGTTATTATTCTTTTAGCCCTATTCTCTTTAGGTATAAAAGATATTTACCTAGGACCAAAACCACCACAATTTGTAAATGAAGATATATTTAACTTCTTAGTTGAAAATTTCAACCTTCACTTAACAGGTGATGCAAAAGAGGATCTAAAAAAACTTCTTATTGAAAAAGCAGCATAA
- a CDS encoding HMA2 domain-containing protein, giving the protein MITVDKLIEIGSYLSLIHHTKGRIRVRVSPKIKEQSNNISLEDIEDIPNKIEGIKRIKINKVIGSITIEYDNSVFPDSLWKDMINQKNLEEIAEILNKLTKEVV; this is encoded by the coding sequence TTGATAACAGTTGATAAATTAATAGAAATTGGATCATATCTAAGCCTTATTCACCATACTAAAGGAAGAATAAGAGTTAGAGTTAGTCCAAAAATAAAAGAACAAAGTAATAATATATCTTTAGAAGATATTGAAGATATCCCTAATAAAATTGAGGGAATAAAGAGGATTAAAATAAATAAAGTTATAGGTTCTATAACAATTGAATATGATAATAGTGTTTTCCCTGATAGTTTATGGAAAGATATGATAAACCAAAAAAACCTTGAAGAGATAGCTGAAATTTTAAATAAACTAACAAAAGAGGTAGTGTAA
- a CDS encoding heavy metal translocating P-type ATPase, translating to MDYNLSIKGMTCAACSGRIEKLLNKNEEIQEANVNLTTNKAFFKSDEKLDLDPIIEKIEKYGFEVEKEKIEFDISGMSCSACSSRIEKQVAKMDGVVESNVNLTTNKGTFTILKGLQTSDSIIKRIEKLGFSAKEAKGVELNNNDEELKEKKIKLIISAIFSIPMLLGMFDMIFSLSIIPDFFSNGYFQLLLATVVQFYCGAQFYKGAYANLTHFSANMDVLVAMGTSAAYIFSIYNITTGGHLYFETSAVLITLILLGKYLEQRAKSKTSEAISKLLNLSPKKANVIRDEKEITITTNEVLKGDIILVKPGEKIPVDGVVIEGESYIDESMVTGESKPVKKIIENSVIGGTINGNSTFKYKATKLGDESFLSQIVKVVEQAQGSKASIQRFADVISGYFVPTVIVIAFLVFLYWNFLAKDTTFETAIINMVAVLVIACPCALGLATPTSIMVGSGKGAQNGILFKGGEHLENMQKVDTVVFDKTGTITLGKPSVTKVLAKDENRVLQLAASIEKHSEHPLGKAITEFFEGKLLEVKNVEAITGLGIKGEIDSKEILVGSKKFIEQNIKIENDEIKDEVGSLIYVAYDNFYEGVIVVADEIKADTKQAIQNLKDLGIDVYMLTGDNEKTALHIAKQVGIEHVFAEVLPTQKSEKVKQLQEKGAFVAMVGDGINDAPALAVANIGIAIGSGTDIAIEASDVTLLQGDITSVSKAINLSRKTMANIKQNLFWALIYNIIGIPIAAAGLLNPIVAGTAMAFSSVSVVTNALRLKQTKL from the coding sequence ATGGATTACAATTTATCAATAAAAGGTATGACTTGTGCAGCTTGCTCAGGTAGAATAGAAAAACTTTTAAATAAAAATGAAGAGATACAAGAAGCTAATGTAAATCTTACAACAAACAAAGCTTTCTTTAAAAGCGATGAAAAACTAGATTTAGACCCAATTATAGAAAAAATTGAAAAATATGGTTTTGAAGTGGAAAAAGAAAAAATCGAATTTGATATTAGTGGTATGAGTTGCTCAGCTTGCTCTAGTAGGATAGAAAAACAAGTAGCAAAAATGGATGGGGTAGTTGAATCAAATGTAAATCTTACTACAAATAAGGGAACTTTTACTATTTTAAAAGGCTTACAAACTAGTGATTCAATTATAAAAAGAATAGAAAAACTAGGCTTTAGTGCAAAAGAGGCTAAAGGTGTTGAGTTAAATAATAACGATGAAGAGTTAAAAGAGAAAAAGATTAAACTGATTATCTCTGCTATATTTAGTATTCCTATGCTTTTAGGGATGTTTGATATGATATTTTCATTGAGTATTATTCCCGATTTTTTCTCAAATGGATATTTTCAACTTCTTTTAGCAACTGTTGTTCAGTTTTATTGTGGAGCACAATTTTATAAAGGTGCGTATGCAAACCTAACACACTTTAGTGCAAATATGGATGTACTAGTAGCTATGGGGACAAGTGCAGCGTATATCTTCTCTATTTATAATATAACAACAGGTGGACACTTATATTTTGAGACTTCAGCAGTTTTAATTACTCTTATTTTATTGGGTAAATATTTAGAACAAAGAGCAAAATCTAAAACAAGTGAAGCTATTTCAAAACTTTTAAATCTAAGTCCTAAAAAAGCAAATGTAATAAGAGATGAAAAAGAGATTACAATAACTACTAATGAGGTTTTAAAAGGTGATATTATTTTAGTAAAGCCAGGTGAAAAGATACCTGTTGATGGAGTTGTTATTGAAGGGGAAAGTTATATTGATGAATCTATGGTTACAGGGGAGAGTAAGCCCGTAAAAAAAATTATAGAAAATAGTGTTATTGGTGGAACAATTAATGGAAATTCAACATTTAAATATAAAGCTACAAAATTAGGTGATGAGAGTTTTCTCTCCCAAATAGTAAAAGTGGTAGAGCAAGCCCAAGGAAGTAAAGCTTCTATCCAAAGATTTGCAGATGTTATCTCAGGTTATTTTGTACCAACAGTTATAGTAATAGCTTTTTTAGTGTTTTTATATTGGAACTTTTTAGCAAAAGATACCACTTTTGAAACTGCTATTATAAATATGGTTGCAGTTTTAGTTATAGCTTGCCCGTGTGCTTTGGGACTTGCAACTCCAACTTCTATTATGGTTGGAAGTGGAAAAGGGGCACAAAATGGAATACTTTTTAAAGGTGGGGAACACCTTGAAAATATGCAAAAAGTTGATACAGTAGTTTTTGATAAAACAGGAACAATAACTCTTGGAAAACCAAGTGTAACAAAGGTTTTGGCAAAAGATGAAAATAGAGTTTTACAATTAGCCGCATCCATTGAAAAACATTCAGAACATCCTTTAGGAAAAGCAATTACAGAGTTTTTTGAAGGAAAACTTTTAGAGGTTAAAAATGTAGAAGCTATTACGGGCTTAGGGATTAAAGGCGAAATTGATTCCAAAGAGATTTTAGTTGGTTCAAAAAAATTTATTGAACAAAATATTAAAATAGAAAATGATGAGATAAAAGATGAAGTTGGTTCACTTATTTATGTGGCTTATGATAACTTTTATGAGGGAGTTATTGTAGTTGCAGATGAGATTAAAGCAGATACAAAACAAGCAATACAAAATCTTAAAGATTTAGGAATTGATGTATATATGTTAACAGGAGACAATGAAAAAACTGCTTTACATATTGCAAAACAAGTAGGTATTGAACATGTTTTTGCAGAGGTTTTACCAACACAAAAAAGTGAAAAAGTAAAACAACTTCAAGAGAAAGGAGCTTTTGTTGCAATGGTTGGTGATGGGATAAATGATGCACCGGCACTTGCAGTTGCAAATATTGGAATTGCCATTGGTAGTGGAACTGATATTGCCATAGAAGCCTCTGATGTAACTTTACTTCAAGGTGATATTACAAGTGTTTCAAAAGCGATAAATCTTAGTAGAAAAACTATGGCAAATATAAAACAAAACCTGTTTTGGGCATTGATTTATAATATAATAGGTATTCCAATTGCAGCAGCAGGATTACTTAATCCTATAGTTGCAGGAACTGCTATGGCATTTAGTTCAGTATCTGTTGTAACAAATGCTTTAAGATTAAAACAAACAAAATTATAA
- a CDS encoding STAS/SEC14 domain-containing protein gives MEKQDITIEEKKPLLPRIEIDLDTKKEIAKIGMTATMGITVATSMYMKNKFMKRLHVVAGVALVGFSYWHHTLYQPTKKKSKNINTQKETIISKKDEIIEELNEDSFAISLNNFFVELAIKGNLTHVEFKSFQEKIETLLDTYEVPSINILLDITQIEGVELKALWDDLTFTMKHIKELNKIAIVGNNKLEEYSVHLVDKVFSFDLEYFEEYDKAKTWLLNS, from the coding sequence ATGGAAAAACAAGATATAACTATAGAAGAAAAAAAGCCTCTTTTACCAAGAATTGAGATTGATTTAGATACTAAAAAAGAGATAGCAAAAATCGGCATGACAGCCACAATGGGAATAACCGTTGCGACATCAATGTATATGAAAAATAAATTTATGAAAAGACTTCATGTTGTTGCTGGTGTAGCTTTAGTGGGGTTTTCTTATTGGCATCATACCTTATATCAACCAACAAAGAAAAAATCTAAAAATATTAATACTCAAAAAGAAACAATAATTTCAAAAAAAGATGAAATTATAGAAGAGCTTAATGAAGATAGTTTCGCAATATCTTTAAATAACTTTTTTGTTGAATTAGCAATAAAGGGTAATCTAACCCATGTAGAATTTAAATCATTTCAAGAAAAAATAGAGACTTTATTGGATACTTATGAAGTTCCATCTATAAATATCTTACTTGACATTACTCAAATAGAAGGTGTTGAGTTAAAGGCTTTATGGGATGATTTAACTTTTACTATGAAGCATATAAAAGAGTTAAATAAAATTGCTATTGTTGGTAATAATAAACTTGAAGAGTATTCTGTACATTTAGTTGATAAAGTATTCTCTTTTGATTTAGAGTATTTTGAAGAATATGATAAAGCTAAAACTTGGCTTTTAAATAGTTAG